From one Halosimplex rubrum genomic stretch:
- the uxaC gene encoding glucuronate isomerase, which produces MSFLDDDTYLLETDAARDLYETIEDRPILDPHNHADIVEIVENDGWADIWEVQGATDHYVWSMMRKRGVDEELITGDASNREKWDAFAEVVPEMAGNPVYEWLHLDLKRRFGIDQPVSAETADEIWAETKAQLEDDEMRPQELLREMNVETLATTDNPTSQLEYHERAVDEVEGVDIRPTWRADPAVNVQKSGFIEFADDLADATAFETDDFAGYLDALEATHDYFDDHGCAASDLGVLEPVSRPVSEARAAEVYAKRRAGESLSERDIGDFQAYLLEFIGELNSEAGWVSQLHVGALRDYREQLYDELGAASGGDVSMGDIGIAEGLDYYLDRFDGEGEIILYCVDPSHYPTLTTLARAYSNVSVGPAWWFNDSPFGMDHQLDYVGSVDLLANHAGMVSDSRKLLSFDSRFEMFRRTLANVVGRKVERGQIPIDVAEDLVDHVAYERPKELYGF; this is translated from the coding sequence ATGAGCTTCCTCGACGACGATACGTACCTGCTCGAAACCGACGCCGCCCGCGACCTCTACGAGACCATCGAGGACCGGCCGATCCTCGACCCGCACAACCACGCCGACATCGTGGAGATCGTCGAGAACGACGGCTGGGCGGACATCTGGGAGGTCCAGGGCGCGACCGACCACTACGTCTGGTCGATGATGCGAAAGCGCGGCGTCGACGAGGAACTGATCACCGGCGACGCCTCCAACCGCGAGAAGTGGGACGCCTTCGCCGAGGTCGTCCCCGAGATGGCCGGCAATCCCGTCTACGAGTGGCTCCACCTCGACCTCAAACGGCGGTTCGGCATCGACCAGCCCGTCTCCGCCGAGACCGCCGACGAGATCTGGGCGGAGACGAAGGCACAGTTGGAGGACGACGAGATGCGCCCGCAGGAACTCCTCCGGGAGATGAACGTCGAGACCCTCGCGACGACGGACAACCCCACGTCGCAGCTCGAATACCACGAGCGGGCCGTCGACGAGGTGGAAGGCGTCGACATCCGCCCCACCTGGCGCGCCGACCCAGCGGTGAACGTCCAGAAGTCGGGCTTCATCGAGTTCGCCGACGACCTGGCCGACGCCACGGCGTTCGAGACGGACGACTTCGCGGGCTATCTCGACGCGCTCGAAGCGACCCACGACTACTTCGACGACCACGGCTGCGCGGCGAGCGACCTGGGGGTCCTCGAACCCGTCTCCCGGCCGGTGAGCGAGGCCCGCGCCGCCGAGGTGTACGCCAAGCGCCGCGCCGGCGAGTCCCTCTCCGAGCGCGACATCGGGGACTTCCAGGCCTACCTCCTCGAGTTCATCGGCGAGCTGAACAGCGAAGCGGGCTGGGTCTCCCAGCTGCACGTCGGCGCGCTGCGGGACTACCGCGAGCAGTTGTACGACGAGCTCGGCGCGGCGTCGGGCGGCGACGTGTCGATGGGCGATATCGGTATCGCCGAGGGGCTGGACTACTACCTCGACCGCTTCGACGGGGAAGGCGAGATCATCCTCTACTGCGTCGACCCGAGCCACTACCCGACGCTGACGACGCTCGCGCGGGCGTACTCGAACGTCAGCGTCGGGCCGGCCTGGTGGTTCAACGACAGCCCGTTCGGGATGGACCATCAACTGGACTACGTCGGCAGCGTCGACCTGCTGGCCAACCACGCCGGCATGGTCAGCGACTCGCGCAAGCTCCTCTCGTTCGACTCCCGCTTCGAGATGTTCCGCCGCACCCTCGCCAACGTCGTCGGGAGGAAGGTCGAGCGCGGCCAGATCCCGATCGACGTGGCCGAGGACCTGGTCGACCACGTCGCCTACGAGCGCCCGAAGGAACTGTACGGGTTCTGA
- a CDS encoding glycoside hydrolase family 31 protein, with protein MHVTALRRDADGPLFDAGGQKLKLQVLADDVVRLVYTAGESVPDPESPMVVEQDPDGEWDLVERESEFELVTSAMRVELDRATGALTWRDADGDLLVREPEDGGKSLVPVSPEDLTVGDHEVASPRDSLDREAYSTRLDLEFDDDEAILGLGQHEGGVADYSGEEQTLYQGNTKVAMPAILSTGGYGMLWNTGSLTTFHDDQHGSYVWTECDDALDVFVVAGDPDAVIAGFRDLTGEATMLPKWSYGYVQSKERYETGDELVDVVSEYRDREVPIDCVVQDWQYWPDTEDQHPNFEEWGGPAGDWGQWGQKSFHEGRYPDPSATMDALHDRNVRLMVSIWPNMLAGENYDEMRDAGHILDDEDVPAPGNEQRYYDAFSEQARDIYWNQAKEGLFDHGVDAWWCDSTEPYDPTWTLPTAPDPFALAKHTTDAFKRVFDPGYINTYSLHQAKGIYEGQREATDDKRVINLTRSGYPGQHRYGAITWSGDIEATWERYRTQIADGLQFTAAGNPKWTLDVGAFFVGDGPSWITDGDFDDGVDDAGYRELYVRWFQYGAFLPMFRSHGTDTPREMWRFGDPGDRTYDTLVNFDRLRYRLLPYLYSLAGWETHRDYTMYRHLALAFPDDEDAHEVGDQFMFGPSMLVCPVTEPMYYGPDSEELDGRAEAREVYLPEGTDWYDFWTGERYDGGQTILADAPLEKLPLFVKAGSVVPMGPEVQHTGEKPAAPWELRVYPGRDGAFDAYEDAGDGYDYEDGEYAFTPIRWDDTADELTVADRDGSFPELVEQREFEVVVVGEGRGTGVDPADSDVTVEYDGTEASVDVER; from the coding sequence ATGCACGTAACGGCCCTCCGACGGGACGCCGACGGCCCGCTGTTCGACGCGGGCGGCCAGAAACTCAAACTGCAGGTCCTCGCCGACGACGTCGTCCGACTCGTCTACACCGCCGGCGAGTCGGTCCCCGACCCCGAGAGCCCGATGGTCGTCGAACAGGACCCCGACGGCGAGTGGGACCTCGTCGAGCGCGAGAGCGAGTTCGAACTGGTCACCTCGGCCATGCGCGTCGAACTCGACCGCGCGACCGGTGCCCTGACCTGGCGCGACGCCGACGGCGACCTGCTCGTGCGCGAGCCCGAAGACGGCGGGAAGTCGCTCGTCCCGGTCTCGCCCGAGGACCTGACCGTCGGCGACCACGAGGTCGCCAGCCCCCGCGACAGCCTCGACAGGGAGGCGTACTCGACGCGGCTCGACCTGGAGTTCGACGACGACGAAGCGATCCTCGGGCTCGGCCAGCACGAGGGCGGCGTCGCCGACTACTCCGGCGAGGAACAGACGCTCTACCAGGGCAACACCAAGGTCGCGATGCCGGCCATCCTGTCGACGGGCGGCTACGGGATGCTCTGGAACACCGGCTCGCTGACGACCTTCCACGACGACCAGCACGGCTCGTACGTCTGGACGGAGTGCGACGACGCGCTCGACGTGTTCGTCGTCGCCGGCGACCCCGACGCGGTGATCGCGGGCTTTCGCGACCTCACCGGCGAGGCGACGATGCTCCCCAAGTGGTCCTACGGCTACGTCCAGTCCAAGGAGCGCTACGAGACCGGCGACGAACTCGTCGACGTGGTCTCCGAGTACCGCGACCGCGAGGTGCCCATCGACTGCGTGGTCCAGGACTGGCAGTACTGGCCCGATACCGAGGACCAGCACCCGAACTTCGAGGAGTGGGGCGGCCCGGCGGGCGACTGGGGCCAGTGGGGACAGAAGTCCTTCCACGAGGGCCGCTATCCCGACCCCTCGGCGACGATGGACGCGCTCCACGACCGGAACGTCCGGCTGATGGTCTCCATCTGGCCCAACATGCTCGCCGGCGAGAACTACGACGAGATGCGCGACGCGGGCCACATCCTCGACGACGAGGACGTACCGGCGCCCGGCAACGAGCAACGGTACTACGACGCCTTCTCCGAGCAAGCCCGGGACATCTACTGGAACCAGGCGAAGGAGGGCCTGTTCGACCACGGCGTCGACGCTTGGTGGTGTGACTCGACCGAACCGTACGACCCCACTTGGACGCTGCCGACGGCGCCGGACCCGTTCGCGCTCGCGAAGCACACCACCGACGCGTTCAAGCGTGTGTTCGACCCGGGCTACATCAACACCTACTCGCTCCACCAGGCGAAGGGGATATACGAGGGCCAGCGCGAAGCGACCGACGACAAGCGCGTCATCAACCTCACCCGCTCGGGCTACCCCGGACAACACCGCTACGGCGCGATCACGTGGTCGGGCGACATCGAGGCGACGTGGGAGCGCTACCGCACGCAGATCGCCGACGGGCTCCAGTTCACCGCCGCCGGGAATCCCAAATGGACGCTCGATGTGGGCGCCTTCTTCGTCGGCGACGGCCCCTCGTGGATCACCGACGGCGACTTCGACGACGGCGTCGACGACGCTGGCTACCGAGAACTGTACGTCCGCTGGTTCCAGTACGGCGCCTTCCTGCCGATGTTCCGCTCGCACGGCACCGACACCCCTCGCGAGATGTGGCGCTTCGGCGACCCCGGCGACCGCACCTACGACACGCTCGTGAACTTCGACCGCCTGCGGTATCGTCTCCTCCCGTATCTGTACTCGCTGGCCGGCTGGGAGACCCACCGCGACTACACGATGTATCGCCACCTCGCACTGGCGTTCCCGGACGACGAGGACGCTCACGAGGTGGGCGACCAGTTCATGTTCGGCCCCTCCATGCTGGTCTGCCCGGTCACCGAACCGATGTACTACGGGCCCGACTCCGAGGAACTCGACGGGCGAGCCGAAGCCCGCGAGGTGTACCTCCCCGAGGGCACTGACTGGTACGACTTCTGGACCGGCGAGCGCTACGACGGCGGGCAGACGATCCTCGCCGACGCGCCGCTGGAGAAACTGCCGCTGTTCGTGAAGGCCGGGAGCGTCGTCCCGATGGGCCCCGAGGTCCAGCACACCGGCGAGAAGCCGGCGGCGCCGTGGGAACTGCGCGTGTATCCCGGCCGAGACGGCGCGTTCGACGCCTACGAGGACGCCGGCGACGGCTACGACTACGAGGACGGCGAGTACGCCTTTACGCCCATCCGCTGGGACGATACCGCCGACGAACTGACCGTCGCGGATAGGGACGGATCGTTCCCGGAACTCGTCGAGCAGCGCGAGTTCGAGGTGGTCGTCGTCGGTGAGGGGCGCGGGACCGGCGTCGACCCCGCCGACTCCGACGTGACCGTCGAGTACGACGGGACGGAGGCGAGCGTCGACGTGGAGCGGTAG
- a CDS encoding glycoside hydrolase family 9 protein encodes MTEFESGSERPAERVHVDQVGYLPSAPKRAVVVEPERSAVEPERFAVRERGDGRVAVAGDCSEPVDDTNAGETVRRADFSALSDPGEYRVAVGRGETADGGLRETAAESVPFRVGADVYDGTLVDAVRLYTLKRSNTAIDDPVTGLDVPAGHAGDAEARTYFGDECRDEGEPLDVSGGWYDAGDYGKYVPPAAVTVGQMLLAYERYPSAFEAGQCDLPVERSGIERSPADGDGAGESEPDLPDLLVEAKFELEWLERMQRADGAVYHKVAAREWPAIDEAPTDDDRERFVYGLSTFGTAGYAAAMAMAARVYADDAPGFADRALENARAAHDYLEANPEPEFRFDAGQDDGSGPYRKDTDREERFWATAELLKTTGDTRYADYLEVRFVDLFDAAPRAPVWTDTLSLGQWAYLSADAADDARADRLESAFLDYADDLVAAVEADGYRCALDAEDYHWASTKLALSKGSMLLLANAIDPDERYVAGALDQLHYALGRTPTGYSYVTGQGTHPPRNPHDRLVEGTGANIPGMVVSGANRNGDDERLAEFIERTDAPPAKCYVDETESYSANEWAIDYTAPIFLPLGHAATMDDA; translated from the coding sequence ATGACCGAGTTCGAATCCGGGTCCGAGCGCCCCGCCGAGCGGGTACACGTCGACCAGGTCGGATACCTCCCGTCGGCGCCGAAACGAGCGGTCGTCGTCGAGCCCGAGCGGTCCGCCGTCGAGCCCGAGCGGTTCGCCGTCCGCGAGCGCGGTGACGGGCGGGTCGCCGTCGCCGGCGACTGCTCGGAGCCGGTCGACGACACGAACGCGGGCGAGACGGTCCGTCGCGCCGACTTCTCGGCGCTCTCCGATCCGGGGGAGTACCGCGTCGCGGTCGGCCGGGGCGAGACGGCCGACGGCGGCCTCCGGGAGACCGCGGCGGAGTCCGTCCCTTTCCGCGTCGGCGCGGACGTGTACGACGGGACGCTCGTCGACGCCGTCCGGCTCTACACGTTGAAGCGCTCGAACACCGCCATCGACGACCCCGTTACGGGGTTGGACGTGCCGGCCGGCCACGCGGGGGACGCCGAGGCCCGGACGTACTTCGGCGACGAGTGTCGCGACGAAGGGGAGCCGCTCGACGTATCCGGCGGCTGGTACGACGCCGGCGACTACGGGAAGTACGTCCCGCCGGCCGCGGTGACGGTGGGTCAGATGCTCTTGGCCTACGAGCGCTACCCGTCGGCGTTCGAAGCCGGACAGTGCGACCTGCCGGTCGAACGGTCGGGGATCGAGCGGTCGCCGGCCGACGGCGACGGTGCGGGCGAGAGCGAACCCGACCTGCCCGACCTGCTCGTCGAGGCGAAGTTCGAACTCGAATGGCTCGAACGGATGCAACGGGCGGACGGAGCCGTCTACCACAAGGTCGCCGCCCGCGAGTGGCCCGCGATCGACGAGGCGCCGACCGACGACGACCGCGAGCGGTTCGTCTACGGGCTGTCGACGTTCGGCACCGCCGGGTACGCGGCCGCGATGGCGATGGCCGCGCGAGTATACGCCGACGACGCACCCGGATTCGCCGACCGCGCGCTCGAAAACGCCCGTGCAGCCCACGACTACCTCGAGGCCAACCCCGAGCCCGAGTTCCGCTTCGACGCGGGCCAGGACGACGGCTCGGGTCCCTACCGGAAGGACACCGACCGCGAGGAGCGCTTCTGGGCGACCGCCGAGTTGCTGAAGACCACCGGGGACACCCGATACGCCGACTATCTGGAGGTCCGGTTCGTCGACCTGTTCGACGCCGCCCCTCGGGCACCGGTCTGGACCGACACGCTCTCGCTGGGTCAGTGGGCCTACCTGAGCGCGGACGCGGCCGACGACGCCCGCGCCGACCGCCTGGAATCGGCGTTCCTCGACTACGCCGACGACCTCGTCGCGGCGGTCGAGGCCGACGGGTACCGCTGTGCGCTCGACGCCGAGGACTACCACTGGGCGTCGACCAAGTTGGCGCTCTCGAAGGGGAGCATGCTCCTGCTCGCGAACGCGATCGATCCGGACGAGCGCTACGTCGCCGGCGCGCTCGACCAGTTGCACTACGCCCTCGGGCGGACGCCGACCGGCTACAGCTACGTGACCGGCCAGGGGACCCACCCGCCGCGCAACCCCCACGACCGACTCGTCGAGGGAACCGGGGCAAATATTCCAGGGATGGTCGTCAGCGGCGCCAACCGCAACGGCGACGACGAACGGCTCGCCGAGTTCATCGAGCGGACGGACGCGCCGCCCGCGAAGTGCTACGTCGACGAGACCGAGTCGTACTCGGCCAACGAGTGGGCCATCGACTACACCGCGCCGATCTTCCTCCCGCTCGGCCACGCCGCCACGATGGACGACGCCTGA
- a CDS encoding endo-1,4-beta-xylanase → MADDDRLRDVADERDFQIGAAVAPQPLRTDPAYKKLLRNEFNYVTAENALKMGPLRPEPGVYDFNDADAVVDYARAQDQSVRAHTLVWHNQTPEWFQEWDYTPDQLEEFTREHVHTAAGRYRDTVDTWDVVNEAVADDGTMRENLWYEAFGEEYLDDAFRWANEVAPDTDLYYNDYGADGVNVKSDAIYDLVSRMLDRGVPIDGVGLQMHALHEKPGIESVAENIRRFKDLGLDVEITEFDVAYLPGDDPGDQEARWEKQAEFYRSITEVCLDEGVDTMIVWGVRDSDSWIPGWFEDLTGDPLLFDSGNDPKPAYDAIKDTLANYEA, encoded by the coding sequence ATGGCAGACGACGACAGACTGCGCGATGTCGCGGACGAGCGGGACTTCCAGATCGGCGCCGCCGTGGCCCCACAGCCCCTGCGGACGGACCCCGCCTACAAGAAGCTCCTGCGCAACGAGTTCAACTACGTCACCGCCGAGAACGCGCTGAAGATGGGCCCGCTTCGGCCCGAGCCCGGCGTCTACGACTTCAACGACGCCGACGCGGTCGTCGATTACGCCCGAGCGCAGGACCAGTCCGTCCGCGCCCACACCCTCGTCTGGCACAACCAGACCCCCGAGTGGTTCCAGGAGTGGGACTACACGCCGGACCAGCTCGAAGAGTTCACGCGCGAGCACGTCCACACCGCCGCGGGCCGGTACCGCGACACCGTCGACACCTGGGACGTGGTCAACGAGGCCGTCGCCGACGACGGTACGATGCGCGAGAACCTCTGGTACGAGGCGTTCGGCGAGGAGTACCTCGACGACGCCTTCCGCTGGGCGAACGAGGTCGCCCCCGACACCGACCTCTACTACAACGACTACGGCGCCGACGGCGTCAACGTCAAATCCGACGCCATCTACGACCTCGTCTCCCGCATGCTCGATCGGGGCGTCCCCATCGACGGCGTCGGCCTCCAGATGCACGCGCTCCACGAGAAGCCAGGTATCGAGAGCGTCGCCGAGAACATCCGCCGGTTCAAGGATCTCGGGCTGGACGTGGAGATCACCGAGTTCGACGTGGCCTACCTGCCCGGCGACGACCCCGGCGACCAGGAGGCCCGCTGGGAGAAACAGGCCGAGTTCTACCGGTCGATCACGGAGGTCTGTCTCGACGAGGGCGTCGACACGATGATCGTCTGGGGGGTTCGGGACTCCGACTCGTGGATCCCCGGCTGGTTCGAGGACCTCACCGGCGACCCGCTCCTCTTTGACTCCGGCAACGACCCCAAGCCCGCCTACGACGCCATCAAGGACACGCTCGCGAACTACGAGGCGTAA
- the gfo6 gene encoding D-xylose 1-dehydrogenase Gfo6, translated as MDIDVPSSFDERDWARPVDGAPVRFAVLGLGWFGPDVAIPAIEESDFCETTVVVSGDREKAERVADEKGVAHALTYDDYADGEATDAYDAVYVVTPNALHLPHVETAAELGKDVLCEKPLEADAARARKCVEACEEGGVELMTAYRMHTTRSIRWVRDVVQDGAIGDPVHTRGAFSYNLIAAGEDMDQWRLNPDLAGGGPLMDLGVYPLNTSRFVLDSDPEAVHATTVEGPDEFDGLEKYVAFTMEFPDGAVAECDSGYEVAGDNYFEVGGTHGRIRVDVPFNVDADRTITVSAGGEEQVVEVEEPSEMVEEFDYFATGVLTDMAIGPDGRHGYEDVRIADTIYESGESGGRIEL; from the coding sequence ATGGACATCGACGTACCGAGTTCGTTCGACGAGCGAGACTGGGCGCGCCCGGTCGACGGCGCTCCCGTCCGCTTTGCCGTCCTCGGGCTGGGCTGGTTCGGCCCGGACGTGGCGATCCCCGCGATCGAGGAATCGGACTTCTGCGAGACGACAGTCGTCGTCAGCGGCGACCGCGAGAAGGCCGAGCGCGTCGCCGACGAGAAGGGCGTCGCCCACGCGCTGACCTACGACGACTACGCCGACGGCGAGGCCACCGACGCGTACGACGCCGTCTACGTCGTCACACCGAACGCCCTGCACCTCCCCCACGTCGAGACGGCCGCGGAACTCGGCAAGGACGTGCTCTGCGAGAAACCGCTGGAGGCCGACGCCGCGCGCGCCCGCAAGTGCGTCGAGGCCTGCGAAGAGGGCGGCGTCGAGTTGATGACCGCCTACCGGATGCACACGACCCGGTCGATCCGGTGGGTCCGCGATGTCGTGCAGGACGGCGCTATCGGCGACCCGGTCCACACCCGCGGCGCCTTCTCCTACAACCTGATCGCCGCCGGCGAGGACATGGACCAGTGGCGGCTGAACCCCGATCTCGCGGGCGGCGGCCCGCTGATGGATCTGGGCGTCTACCCGCTGAACACCTCGCGGTTCGTCCTCGATTCCGACCCCGAGGCCGTCCACGCGACCACGGTGGAGGGGCCCGATGAGTTCGACGGCCTGGAGAAGTACGTCGCGTTCACGATGGAGTTCCCCGACGGCGCGGTCGCCGAGTGCGACAGCGGCTACGAGGTCGCCGGCGACAACTACTTCGAGGTCGGCGGCACCCACGGCCGCATCCGGGTCGACGTGCCGTTCAACGTCGACGCCGACCGGACGATCACCGTCAGCGCCGGCGGCGAGGAGCAGGTCGTCGAGGTCGAGGAACCCTCCGAGATGGTCGAGGAGTTCGACTACTTCGCCACCGGCGTCCTGACCGACATGGCGATCGGCCCCGACGGCCGGCACGGCTACGAGGACGTGCGGATCGCCGACACCATCTACGAGTCCGGCGAGTCGGGCGGGCGTATCGAGTTGTAG
- a CDS encoding LLM class flavin-dependent oxidoreductase — protein MQFDWMVGCYAGAGVHRDTPLLEHVDRDTVMAGVDAAVDAGLDGLWAPDHFLLGPNHEEFEVWTLLSAIAERTHGTGVDIGPLVGSITYRSPALLAKMATTVDHLSDGRVRLGLGCGWHREEHEAYGYEFPPVNQRIDMLDEGIQVIKAMFTEAEPDFSGDHYEIDDAFNEPKPLQDPHPPIVVGGAGPRMLRLAARHADEWNVEISGRARGKPIEFKARKFDEYLEEAGRDPDEVERSWLAHCIVREDPDELDRLCEEIFPLPWGEEEDVDDQLSTPEEAREKGDFLIGTPAEVAEQIESVRELGFGKLQLIFPDFPSTRGIELFGDEVARELR, from the coding sequence ATGCAATTCGACTGGATGGTCGGCTGCTACGCGGGGGCGGGGGTCCACAGAGACACCCCTCTCCTCGAACACGTCGACCGCGACACGGTGATGGCGGGCGTCGACGCCGCCGTCGACGCGGGACTGGACGGGCTGTGGGCGCCGGACCACTTCCTGCTCGGCCCGAACCACGAGGAGTTCGAGGTGTGGACGCTCCTGTCGGCCATCGCCGAACGAACCCACGGAACCGGCGTGGATATCGGGCCGCTCGTCGGCTCGATCACCTACCGGAGTCCGGCGCTGCTGGCGAAGATGGCGACGACCGTCGACCACCTCTCGGACGGCCGCGTCCGCCTGGGTCTCGGCTGCGGCTGGCACCGCGAGGAACACGAGGCCTACGGCTACGAGTTCCCGCCCGTGAACCAGCGCATCGACATGCTCGACGAGGGAATACAGGTGATCAAGGCGATGTTCACCGAGGCCGAGCCCGACTTCTCGGGCGACCACTACGAGATCGACGACGCGTTCAACGAGCCGAAACCGCTGCAGGACCCCCATCCGCCGATCGTCGTCGGCGGTGCGGGACCGCGGATGCTCAGGCTCGCGGCCCGCCACGCCGACGAGTGGAACGTCGAGATCTCCGGACGAGCCCGTGGCAAGCCGATCGAGTTCAAGGCCCGCAAGTTCGACGAGTACCTCGAGGAGGCGGGACGGGACCCCGACGAGGTCGAGCGGTCGTGGCTCGCCCACTGTATCGTCCGCGAGGACCCCGACGAGCTCGACCGGCTGTGTGAGGAGATATTCCCGCTGCCGTGGGGCGAGGAGGAGGATGTGGACGACCAGCTGAGCACCCCGGAGGAGGCCCGCGAGAAGGGCGACTTCCTGATCGGGACGCCCGCCGAGGTCGCGGAGCAGATCGAATCCGTCCGCGAGCTTGGCTTCGGGAAACTGCAGCTCATCTTCCCGGACTTCCCGAGCACGCGCGGGATCGAGCTGTTCGGCGACGAGGTCGCGCGCGAACTCCGATAG